Proteins from a genomic interval of Xiphophorus maculatus strain JP 163 A chromosome 7, X_maculatus-5.0-male, whole genome shotgun sequence:
- the LOC102227928 gene encoding POU domain, class 3, transcription factor 3-A → MPWGMAAATSGPYLASSRILSGPIVHSDRRGAGMQPGTTAVTTVSGGYRGDPSVKMVQSADFMHGAMVASNGGHMLSHAHQWVTSLPHAAAAAAAAAAAAAAAAAETGSPWPPSSQPQEVKRNRDDLHSGSALHHRSPHLGAHQTHAGSWGGSSAAHISSISEGQQQQQQQQQQSLVYSQPSGFTVNGMLSSHTGQSLAHSGLLRGDSPELDHHHHHHQSHNHHTHHHQHHEMGHEPQSDEDTPTSDDLEHFAKQFKQRRIKLGFTQADVGLALGTLYGNVFSQTTICRFEALQLSFKNMCKLKPLLNKWLEEADSTTGSPTSIDKIATQGRKRKKRTSIEVSVKGALESHFLKCPKPSAQEINSLADTLQLEKEVVRVWFCNRRQKEKRMTPPGLPRTPEDAYSQVGSIGPDTPSPSIECKRMYSDT, encoded by the coding sequence ATGCCTTGGGGGATGGCAGCAGCCACCTCCGGTCCGTATTTGGCCAGCAGCAGGATTTTATCCGGTCCCATCGTGCACTCTGACCGGAGAGGTGCTGGAATGCAGCCGGGCACCACCGCCGTGACCACGGTGTCCGGCGGATACAGAGGGGACCCATCGGTTAAGATGGTGCAGAGTGCAGACTTCATGCATGGAGCCATGGTGGCGAGCAACGGTGGACACATGCTGAGCCATGCCCACCAGTGGGTGACATCGTTGCCTCACGCAGCGGccgcagcagcggcggcggcggcggcggcggccgctgcagcagcagagaccgGCTCCCCGTGGCCCCCCAGCTCCCAGCCGCAGGAGGTGAAGCGGAACAGGGATGACCTGCACTCGGGCTCCGCTCTGCACCACAGGTCCCCGCATCTGGGAGCTCACCAGACGCACGCGGGAAGCTGGGGAGGAAGCTCCGCGGCGCACATCAGCAGCATCAGCGaggggcagcagcagcagcagcaacagcagcaacagtcTCTGGTTTACTCCCAGCCTTCAGGATTTACAGTCAACGGGATGCTGAGCTCACACACCGGGCAGAGCCTCGCTCATTCGGGGCTGCTGCGCGGGGACTCCCCTGAGCTggaccaccaccaccatcaccaccagaGCCACAACCACCACACGCACCATCACCAGCACCACGAAATGGGCCACGAGCCGCAGTCCGACGAGGACACGCCGACGTCGGACGACTTGGAGCATTTCGCCAAACAGTTCAAGCAACGTCGGATCAAGCTGGGCTTCACCCAGGCGGACGTAGGTTTAGCCTTGGGGACGCTGTACGGCAACGTGTTCTCCCAGACCACCATCTGCAGGTTCGAGGCGCTCCAGCTGAGCTTCAAAAACATGTGCAAACTGAAGCCCCTGCTCAACAAATGGCTGGAGGAGGCCGACTCCACGACAGGGAGCCCGACCAGCATCGACAAGATTGCCACGcaggggaggaagaggaagaagcgCACGTCCATCGAGGTGAGCGTAAAAGGCGCGCTGGAGAGCCATTTCCTCAAGTGTCCCAAGCCGTCCGCGCAGGAAATCAACTCCCTGGCGGACACGCTGCAGTTGGAGAAGGAGGTGGTCCGGGTCTGGTTCTGCAACCGCAGGCAGAAGGAGAAGCGCATGACGCCGCCTGGACTGCCGCGCACCCCGGAGGACGCGTATTCTCAGGTGGGGAGCATCGGTCCGGACACGCCGTCTCCTTCCATAGAGTGCAAGAGGATGTACAGCGACACGTGA